From Panicum hallii strain FIL2 chromosome 2, PHallii_v3.1, whole genome shotgun sequence, a single genomic window includes:
- the LOC112881379 gene encoding DEAD-box ATP-dependent RNA helicase 52B-like gives MILIPELPVSTLSAVESVPRVQDSVVNLPSPMFFVLNIHEEARKFAYQTGVRVVVAYGGAPITNQLRELERGVEILVATPGRLMDLLERARVSLQNIMYLALDEADRMLDMGFEPQIRKIVEQMDMPPRGQRQTMLFSATFPKEIQRMAADFLADYIFLAVGRVGSSTDLIVQRVEFVLDADKRSYLMDLLHAQKANGTHGKGML, from the exons ATGAT ACTTATCCCTGAACTACCAGTCAGTACCTTGTCTGCTGTTGAATCTGTGCCAAGAGTCCAGGACAGCGTGGTCAATCTGCCGTCACCCATGTTCTTTGTTCTCAAT ATCCATGAAGAAGCAAGGAAGTTTGCATATCAGACTGGTGTCAGAGTCGTGGTTGCATATGGAGGTGCACCGATAACAAATCAG CTGAGGGAGTTAGAAAGAGGTGTTGAAATCCTGGTGGCAACTCCTGGACGCCTAATGGATCTGTTGGAGAGGGCTAGAGTCTCACTGCAAAACATTATGTATTTAGCTCTTGATGAAGCTGATCGAATGCTTGATATGGGTTTCGAGCCACAGATACGTAAAATTGTTGAGCAGATGGACATGCCTCCACGTGGCCAGAGGCAGACAATGTTGTTTAGTGCTACATTCCCAAAAGAGATACAG AGGATGGCTGCGGATTTCCTTGCTGATTACATCTTTCTTGCTGTTGGGAGGGTTGGTTCAAGTACCGATTTGATTGTTCAGAGGGTGGAGTTTGTCCTAGATGCAGACAAACGTAGCTACCTCATGGACCTTCTTCATGCGCAAAAGGCTAATGGTACACATGGGAAG GGAATGCTTTGA